One Styela clava chromosome 4, kaStyClav1.hap1.2, whole genome shotgun sequence genomic window, AAATGGATAGACAAGTTGATAAAGACCTAGATGCAGACATAAGATTTCGAGATTACTTTCTACAACATTTTAAAGATGATATTTTGCCGAAAAGAGATTCCAGCAAAAGCTTACGTTTGCGGATATCTAGAAGTGCAAAAAGAAAGTCTGGTGGTGATGAATTGGATAAGGAAGAAGAGTGGTTTTCTGTAGATTCTGATATTGCAACAGATCAAGAGACAGATGGCGCGTCATCTGCTTCGTGTTCTGAAGGTTCTGTAGACTCTGGAGGTTACAAACGTTCTTCAGTTCAACATTGGTATAAAATAAGTCACATGAGTAACATGAAGGTTATATGTTTCTGTTATCTTGCTCTGCGATGGTGTGAAGAACCTGTGACAATTGCTGACCTCATTTTTTGGGCTGAAACTGGAAGGATTCCTTATTATGGTGAGTTCTTCAACTGCTTAAATTCGTCTGACCACACATGTGTAAAGAAACTTTTATTTTATAGGAGCTGTGGATTCTTTTCTTCCACATATGAAAACTTCCCAACATGATCATGAAACTTTCTCTCGTTTGAGAAGATTAGAGCATACCAAGGCAAATGAATCTTTTCTATATTCCAGTATTACTTATATTGAATGGTTTTATGTGttgatttttttaataacaaTTCAATAAGAGTTAGAGCTGGTCTACATGAGTGCAATTTAAAATCTTTTGTTATATTTCCTATGTATGGTCATGTCAAGTTATTTGGAGCTGCTGTGTTGAAAGCAGCttatgttcaattttattttaacctaTTTAGAAAGGCATTTAACATTAGACCTGTAGACCATTGAGGAATTATGCATTTGGATACACTGTCATACCTATCTTTATGTTTTGTAGGTAATGTGGATGTCTAGAACACTGCGGAAATACATCAAAATGCCATACCTGCCTAAAGTCAACATCATGGAACTTGTTACACGCTATTTATACCAGTTGAATTTGCCTCTCGCACTGGCATCATATGCAAGTAATTTACTGCAGAAAATTGAATCTTCAAAGTATGTGATAAATATTGATTTCTCAATCTTATTCTCACGCCTTATATCTCAATTTGACAAGAAAAGAAGGTTATCAGGCTGTGTTCAAATTGAAAGAATCTAtttatgaaatatacaaattttcaCCTATGACCTATAAgatgattttgataattttacatttttgcaGTCACAAATTGGTACATTTCAGGAGCTCACGAACAACTTGAAAAAGTCCagaatccatttttttttatcaataggTATTGACTGACATTTAATATCTCACTCGATATGTCTTTTAGCTGGCCTAGAGGGAGCACCAAGTTTTACAACAGATATGAGAACCCTGTGAGCTGCCGCAGTCCTGAACTGATAGCAGTATCAATAATCGCAGTATTAATGAAgcttttgtttgttttgaatgATCGAGACGaatggaaaattaactttgatCAAGAGACCTGCTCTATGCATCATGAAAATGAAAGACTTTGCAATGGTTTCACATGGCAAAACTGGGTTAAACAACATTTGCTATATCAGAGGCAtcatattgaaaatgaatatacgTTATTTGATCATACTAATTTAAATCAAGTTGGGGATCTACACGCATGTATGGAAAATTATGTGTCTGTCATTTTAAAGGGTACTCATGTGCGATCAGAAGGTGGAAAATTCAGCTGGAAAAAAGTGCAAGATTTCGCTGAGACAAAACAATTTGCATTCAATCGTCTTGTGGAAAAACAGGGCAGTGAAGATGTCAAGcaggaaaaaaaagaaaaacgacAATCTATAATGAATG contains:
- the LOC120326405 gene encoding TATA box-binding protein-associated factor RNA polymerase I subunit B-like, with amino-acid sequence MPVCKFCNGTEFFCLDGKFFCAECDTQSQDFVEEQAPEILADKSFTTKKLKERKEKQAGDKGLPWNSVEGFQLIVKAHVKAFIELGINPAIDDVMQQIWFKYVQKSGMAKMDRQVDKDLDADIRFRDYFLQHFKDDILPKRDSSKSLRLRISRSAKRKSGGDELDKEEEWFSVDSDIATDQETDGASSASCSEGSVDSGGYKRSSVQHWYKISHMSNMKVICFCYLALRWCEEPVTIADLIFWAETGRIPYYGAVDSFLPHMKTSQHDHETFSRLRRLEHTKVMWMSRTLRKYIKMPYLPKVNIMELVTRYLYQLNLPLALASYASNLLQKIESSNWPRGSTKFYNRYENPVSCRSPELIAVSIIAVLMKLLFVLNDRDEWKINFDQETCSMHHENERLCNGFTWQNWVKQHLLYQRHHIENEYTLFDHTNLNQVGDLHACMENYVSVILKGTHVRSEGGKFSWKKVQDFAETKQFAFNRLVEKQGSEDVKQEKKEKRQSIMNAYKLLGRGNCNEDYEDLTPMCISLAFQAMNERDSHYVRYREPQGNDDSSDFHQSYSFLLSILCNLMHTTSQSVHDYIWTTESITVAKYLE